The Cydia splendana chromosome Z, ilCydSple1.2, whole genome shotgun sequence genome window below encodes:
- the LOC134805072 gene encoding lysosomal acid phosphatase-like isoform X2, translating into MEYDNEENTWRRPSAQKVDRSKCNQIPKRSTTVAVVVLGLAVMSCLLGYCVLSETLPYESRTLRLVIIFFRHGARTPNTSYKTDPFKAYQWPEGLGGLTNTGKLQLYELGKKYRSYYANFIDEEYYEKDVQVRSSDKSRCLMSAATFLAGLYPPAERQIWNPELLWQPIPIHSLPTHLDNIVASTKPCKVWKAMYEELLEKSNKDAKYTKLFEYLSNHTAQDMHSVLEVDFLYSTFLSQQEAGLKIPEWTKNYFPNQMRSAFMQSLALLSHNHTLQRFKVGVLSQQYEDRSTNGVKTVVLRGAVPLHRLPAVHRHAHPQGLGCRVPEHPALNDPSLDCRARLPLGEYSAFLRRFFRHCRLSEYCLQR; encoded by the exons ATGGAGTACGACAATGAGGAGAATACTTGGCGGCGACCCTCCGCGCAGAAGGTGGACCGGTCGAAGTGCAATCAGATCCCGAAGCGGTCGACCACGGTGGCCGTGGTGGTGCTGGGGCTGGCCGTGATGAGCTGCCTGCTCGGCTACTGCGTGCTCAGCGAGACGCTGCCCTACGAGTCGAGGACTTTACGACTTGTCATTATT TTTTTTCGCCATGGAGCTAGGACCCCGAATACAAGTTATAAGACTGACCCTTTCAAAGCATACCAATGGCCAGAAGGCTTGGGAGGTCTTACCAAT ACTGGGAAACTTCAATTGTATGAGTTGGGAAAAAAGTACCGCAGTTATTATGCTAATTTTATTGATGAAGAATACTATGAAAAGGATGTGCAAGTGCGAAGCAGTGACAAGTCTAGGTGTCTGATGAGTGCTGCTACATTCCTGGCCGGCCTGTACCCTCCAGCAGAGCGACAGATCTGGAACCCCGAGCTGCTGTGGCAACCTATCCCCATTCACTCCTTACCAACACACTTGGATAAT ATTGTTGCTAGTACTAAACCTTGCAAAGTTTGGAAAGCTATGTATGAAGAATTACTTGAGAAATCTAATAAAGATGCAAAATACACTAAACTTTTTGAATACTTGAGCAATCACACAGCCCAAGATATGCACAGTGTGTTGGAAGTTGATTTCCTGTATAGCACCTTCCTGTCACAGCAAGAGGCTGGGCTCAAGATTCCTGAGTGGACTAAAAACTATTTCCCAAATCAAATGAGGTCTGCATTCATGCAAAGTCTGGCCCTGCTGTCCCATAACCACACTTTACAGAGATTCAAAGTAG GTGTTTTATCGCAACAATACGAAGATAGAAGTACCAATGGAGTTAAAACTGTCGTTCTGCGAGGAGCCGTGCCGCTACACCGACTTCCTGCAGTACATCGACACGCTCATCCCCAAGGACTGGGATGCCGAGTGCCAGAACACCCCGCACTGAACGACCCATCCCTCGACTGCCGCGCGAGACTGCCTCTTGGTGAATATTCTGCGTTTTTACGCCGTTTTTTTCGTCATTGTCGTCTCAGTGAGTATTGTTTGCAGAGATGA
- the LOC134805072 gene encoding lysosomal acid phosphatase-like isoform X1 — MEYDNEENTWRRPSAQKVDRSKCNQIPKRSTTVAVVVLGLAVMSCLLGYCVLSETLPYESRTLRLVIIFFRHGARTPNTSYKTDPFKAYQWPEGLGGLTNTGKLQLYELGKKYRSYYANFIDEEYYEKDVQVRSSDKSRCLMSAATFLAGLYPPAERQIWNPELLWQPIPIHSLPTHLDNIVASTKPCKVWKAMYEELLEKSNKDAKYTKLFEYLSNHTAQDMHSVLEVDFLYSTFLSQQEAGLKIPEWTKNYFPNQMRSAFMQSLALLSHNHTLQRFKVGPLLSEMRENLEKCVSYSGEGPSPRSLLVYSGHDVNVVALWRALNYTEDLEPEYGASLVFELHEELDQGFFIKVFYRNNTKIEVPMELKLSFCEEPCRYTDFLQYIDTLIPKDWDAECQNTPH; from the exons ATGGAGTACGACAATGAGGAGAATACTTGGCGGCGACCCTCCGCGCAGAAGGTGGACCGGTCGAAGTGCAATCAGATCCCGAAGCGGTCGACCACGGTGGCCGTGGTGGTGCTGGGGCTGGCCGTGATGAGCTGCCTGCTCGGCTACTGCGTGCTCAGCGAGACGCTGCCCTACGAGTCGAGGACTTTACGACTTGTCATTATT TTTTTTCGCCATGGAGCTAGGACCCCGAATACAAGTTATAAGACTGACCCTTTCAAAGCATACCAATGGCCAGAAGGCTTGGGAGGTCTTACCAAT ACTGGGAAACTTCAATTGTATGAGTTGGGAAAAAAGTACCGCAGTTATTATGCTAATTTTATTGATGAAGAATACTATGAAAAGGATGTGCAAGTGCGAAGCAGTGACAAGTCTAGGTGTCTGATGAGTGCTGCTACATTCCTGGCCGGCCTGTACCCTCCAGCAGAGCGACAGATCTGGAACCCCGAGCTGCTGTGGCAACCTATCCCCATTCACTCCTTACCAACACACTTGGATAAT ATTGTTGCTAGTACTAAACCTTGCAAAGTTTGGAAAGCTATGTATGAAGAATTACTTGAGAAATCTAATAAAGATGCAAAATACACTAAACTTTTTGAATACTTGAGCAATCACACAGCCCAAGATATGCACAGTGTGTTGGAAGTTGATTTCCTGTATAGCACCTTCCTGTCACAGCAAGAGGCTGGGCTCAAGATTCCTGAGTGGACTAAAAACTATTTCCCAAATCAAATGAGGTCTGCATTCATGCAAAGTCTGGCCCTGCTGTCCCATAACCACACTTTACAGAGATTCAAAGTAG GTCCGCTGTTGAGTGAGATGCGGGAGAACTTAGAAAAGTGCGTGAGCTACAGTGGCGAGGGTCCCTCGCCGCGTTCACTGCTGGTGTACTCGGGGCACGACGTGAACGTGGTGGCGCTGTGGCGCGCACTCAACTACACCGAGGACCTCGAGCCAGAGTACGGCGCCAGCCTCGTCTTCGAGCTGCATGAGGAACTCGATCAAGGCTTCTTCATCAAG GTGTTTTATCGCAACAATACGAAGATAGAAGTACCAATGGAGTTAAAACTGTCGTTCTGCGAGGAGCCGTGCCGCTACACCGACTTCCTGCAGTACATCGACACGCTCATCCCCAAGGACTGGGATGCCGAGTGCCAGAACACCCCGCACTGA